CAGGGGTCGAGCGGGGGCGCGGCCTCGCCCCCTTGGTCTCCCGCGGGAACCCGGCGCTGGCCCGCCCCCGCCTCCTCCCGCCCCCGCGTCCCGGCTGCGCGCGCCGCCAACTCACCGAGCGAAGCCTGCACCGCCTCGGCTGCGGAGAAGGCGAGCAGCGAGCCCTCTTTGGCCAGGAAGGCTTTGCCGTCCTCCGCGTCAGCCTGCAGCGCCTCCGCCTTGTCGAAGTTACCGCCGCCGGGCAGCGGCTGCGGCGCGAACTTGCGGGCCGCTGCCGCCTCCTGGTGCTGGGGCGACGCGGAGAAGCCGCCGGGGAGCGTGGCCATGAGCGTAGAGGTGAGCGCCATGCCCTGCGCCAGGCTGGAGCAGAAGCCGGTGGGCAGGCTGGGGATCTGGTGGTGAGGGTGTGCGGGCGGCAGCGCTGGCTGCAGCGCGGCCTGGGGCagcgcgggcggcggcggcggcggcggcggcagcactACCGGCCGGTAGGGCATGAACATGGGGTAGCCGGTGTAGACGAAATGGCCGGGGCTGGGCTGCGGCGGGCTGCCGATCAGCGAGTCTATGCTGAAGGCGGTGCTACTCCCCAGCGGGCGCTGCATCATCATCAGCGACGGCGGGAACGCTGCGCTCATAGACGCGCTCGGTAGAGGCCAGCGAGAAGCGAAAAGTCCCCGCGCCGCGCCGCCGCCGGGAAGCCCGCCGAACGCCGGGAGCACCGCCGGGAGCGCCG
Above is a genomic segment from Pongo pygmaeus isolate AG05252 chromosome 11, NHGRI_mPonPyg2-v2.0_pri, whole genome shotgun sequence containing:
- the GBX2 gene encoding homeobox protein GBX-2 isoform X2, translating into MSAAFPPSLMMMQRPLGSSTAFSIDSLIGSPPQPSPGHFVYTGYPMFMPYRPVVLPPPPPPPPALPQAALQPALPPAHPHHQIPSLPTGFCSSLAQGMALTSTLMATLPGGFSASPQHQEAAAARKFAPQPLPGGGNFDKAEALQADAEDGKAFLAKEGSLLAFSAAEAVQASLGRLCRSAVTWGSGRGCPRARERRVKGGRRPEGQGGELLAGERCGLQLG
- the GBX2 gene encoding homeobox protein GBX-2 isoform X1, with the translated sequence MSAAFPPSLMMMQRPLGSSTAFSIDSLIGSPPQPSPGHFVYTGYPMFMPYRPVVLPPPPPPPPALPQAALQPALPPAHPHHQIPSLPTGFCSSLAQGMALTSTLMATLPGGFSASPQHQEAAAARKFAPQPLPGGGNFDKAEALQADAEDGKAFLAKEGSLLAFSAAEAVQASLVGAVRGQGKDESKVEDDPKGKEESFSLESDVDYSSDDNLTGQAAHKEEDPGHALEESPPSSGAAGSTTSTGKNRRRRTAFTSEQLLELEKEFHCKKYLSLTERSQIAHALKLSEVQVKIWFQNRRAKWKRVKAGNANSKTGEPSRNPKIVVPIPVHVSRFAIRSQHQQLEQARP